From a single Thalassophryne amazonica chromosome 7, fThaAma1.1, whole genome shotgun sequence genomic region:
- the LOC117513546 gene encoding uncharacterized protein LOC117513546: MTRPLGGLDPPDRSPEPLWSPTVVTSARHMGPLWKVVQRKNFAGRKIVGDFVQAGGSNYNVLFDNCHQGANRMMSQ; the protein is encoded by the exons ATGACGAGGCCGCTGGGAGGCTTGGACCCGCCCGATAGGAGTCCTGAGCCACTCTGGAGTCCG ACGGTGGTGACCAGCGCTCGCCACATGGGGCCGCTGTGGAAG gtTGTTCAAAGGAAAAATTTTGCTGGCCGAAAGATAGTTGGTGACTTTGTGCAGGCCGGAGGCTCCAATTACAATGTGCTGTTTGATAACTGCCACCAGGGGGCCAATCGCATGATGAGCCAGTGA